A section of the Oreochromis niloticus isolate F11D_XX linkage group LG9, O_niloticus_UMD_NMBU, whole genome shotgun sequence genome encodes:
- the LOC109194538 gene encoding myeloid cell surface antigen CD33 — MLLSLLFIPKPSTACPEYSDLFITAPTDMEALSGSCLQIPCNFSAAGPVKFDSRRAVFGVWIKNQSNVIKFPKNEIFNSSETINTYPMNITGNLKEKNCTTLFFNLTTTYTNTYYFRIMNWPFRATAACDPLKITIKDSPWRPNITIPGNLKEKESVTITCSALTPCPHSPPQLTWNLTQDSHNKTEENTDGSLQLKSSRPSLCQTHMMERRSAALPDIL; from the exons ATGTTACTGAGTCTCCTCTTTATTCCAA agccTTCGACTGCTTGTCCTGAGTATTCAGACCTCTTCATCACTGCACCAACAGACATGGAAGCTCTGAGTGGATCATGTTTACAAATCCCATGTAACTTTAGTGCTGCTGGACCAGTAAAGTTTGACAGCAGAAGAGCTGTCTTCGGAGTGTGGATTAAAAATCAGTCCAATGTTATTAAATTTCCAAAAAATGAGATCTTCAACAGCAGTGAGACAATTAACACCTATCCAATGAATATTACAGGAAACCTGAAGGAGAAAAACTGCACCACTCTGTTTTTCAATTTAACCACAACTTATACAAACACATACTACTTCAGAATTATGAACTGGCCGTTCCGAGCAACAGCTGCTTGTGATCCTcttaaaataacaattaaag ATTCTCCTTGGAGGCCCAATATTACAATCCCGGGTAATCTGAAGGAGAAGGAGTCTGTCACTATaacctgctcagctctcactccCTGTCCACACTCCCCTCCTCAACTCACCTGGAATCTCACACAAGACTCTCACaacaaaacagaggaaaacacagatgGAAGCTTACAACTAAAATCCAGCAGACCATCACTCTGTCagacacacatgatggaaagaagatcagctgctctgccagaTATCCTGTGA
- the LOC109194184 gene encoding sialoadhesin: METVSMLVIVLFVSGALAGCTDETALSITAPKKLEALSGSCLQIPCSFRPKEEQKFNNTKKTFGVWIKTQSQFGNNPNNVIFNSSEPVSIYPMSITGNLSQRDCTTLFSNLTTTYTDTYFFRVESEPFKATARCDPLQITVRDSPWRPNITIPGDLKEKESVTITCSALTPCPHSPPQLTWNLTQDSHNITEKNTDGSFTTKIQQTITLSDTHDGKKISCSARYPVNQGNNKAAETEETLSVSYAPKDTSASISPSGLVSAGSWVKLTCSSRAKPPVSSFTWFKKSRDGAVKVSEGEIYSFNVTDGGVYYCVATNDLGNQTSAEIHVTVGESTLGLLLGGISGIILLICLIIFLWWLKSTHQTQQHIQIQSHEEQVVEGSVNNTEKEEENIHYGEISFSKLGFEASSDSVQDRGQQQDTVYAQVKVNKPVNSLTQRAHGQEELYAEVKKK; this comes from the exons GTGCTTTGGCTGGTTGTACTGATGAAACAGCACTCTCCATAACTGCACCAAAGAAGCTGGAAGCACTGAGTGGATCTTGTTTGCAAATCCCATGTAGCTTCAGACCCAAAGAAGAACAGAAatttaacaacacaaaaaaaacctttggagTGTGGATTAAAACTCAATCCCAATTTGGCAATAATCCAAACAATGTGATCTTCAACAGTAGTGAACCAGTTAGCATCTATCCAATGAGTATTACTGGGAACCTGAGTCAGAGAGACTGCACCACTCTGTTTTCTAATTTAACCaccacatacacagacacatactTCTTCAGAGTAGAGAGTGAACCATTCAAGGCAACAGCTCGTTGTGATCCTCTTCAAATAACAGTCAGAG ATTCTCCTTGGAGGCCCAATATTACAATCCCAGGTGATCTGAAGGAGAAGGAGTCTGTCACTATaacctgctcagctctcactccCTGTCCACACTCCCCTCCTCAACTCACCTGGAATCTCACACAAGACTCTCACAACATAACAGAGAAAAATACAGATGGAAGCTTTACAACTAAAATCCAGCAGACCATCACTCTGTCagacacacatgatggaaagaagatcagctgctctgccagaTATCCTGTGAACCAAGGAAACAACAAGGCAGCAGAGACAGAAGAGACTCTCAGTGTTTCAT ATGCTCCTAAAGACACCTCAGCATCCATCAGTCCATCAGGTTTGGTGTCAGCAGGCAGCTGGGTGAAGCTGACCTGCTCCAGCAGAGCCAAACCTCCAGTCAGCAGCTTCACCTGGTTCAAGAAGAGCAGAGATGGAGCTGTGAAAGTATCTGAAGGAGAGATTTACAGCTTCAATGTAACAGATGGAggagtttattactgtgtggCCACTAATGATCTGGGTAATCAGACATCAGCAGAGATTCACGTGACTGTTGGAG AGTCCACACTGGGCCTACTTCTTGGAGGAATCTCTGGGATCATCTTACTCATTTGTTTGATAATCTTTCTTTG GTGGTTAAAGTCAACACATCAAACTCAACAACACATCCAG ATCCAATCACATGAAGAGCAGGTTGTTGAAGGGTCAGTaaataacacagaaaaagaggaagaaaacatCCATTATGGAGAGATCAGCTTCTCTAAGCTGGGATTTGAAGCATCCTCTGACTCAGTGCAGGACAGAGGACAGCAGCAGGATACGGTGTACGCACAGGTGAAAGTCAACAAGCCAGTAAACAGCTTAACACAGAGAGCTCATGGCCAAGAGGAACTCTACGCTGAGGTGAAGAAAAAATGA